A stretch of Plectropomus leopardus isolate mb chromosome 24, YSFRI_Pleo_2.0, whole genome shotgun sequence DNA encodes these proteins:
- the gemin8 gene encoding gem-associated protein 8 isoform X1 has product MQEDIGTMMSWFSSPVYSRYWQHYQQAMAWHQRHRRAYRKALEAAYGQASSQEPCPSSHQQRYADWNAGEDGVSEDGEDGDEESSSDSEIECDVSNMEISEELRQYFAQTEKHREELKKQQQMEAEQHDSYVPADQDLRGVSWRSSVTPPSERPGERRGAEMKKLYGKDAPKIMAMEAAMQLNFDRNCDLKQPKYWPVIPLKL; this is encoded by the exons ATG CAGGAGGACATAGGCACCATGATGTCCTGGTTTTCCAGCCCTGTTTACAGCCGCTACTGGCAGCACTACCAGCAGGCGATGGCGTGGCACCAGAGACACAGGCGAGCCTACAGGAAGGCCTTGGAGGCCGCTTACGGACAAGCTTCCAGCCAGGAGCCGTGTCCCAGCAGCCACCAGCAGCGCTACGCAGACTGGAACGCAGGAGAGGACGGCGTCAGCGAGGACGGGGAGGACGGGGACGAGGAGAGCAGCTCGGACAGCGAGATTGAGTGTGATGTCAGCAACATGGAGATCAGCGAGGAGCTTCGGCAGTACTTCGCCCAGAcggaaaaacacagagaggagctAA agaaacagcagcagatggaggcTGAGCAGCATGACAGCTATGTACCGGCTGACCAGGACCTGCGCGGCGTCTCCTGGCGAAGCAGCGTCACCCCTCCCTCTGAGCGACCCGGCGAGAGACGCGGGGCTGAGATGAAGAAGCTCTATGGCAAAGACGCACCTAAGATCATGGCCATGGAGGCGGCGATGCAGCTCAATTTCGACAGAAACTGTGACCTCAAACAGCCCAAGTACTGGCCCGTTATCCCGCTGAAACTGTGA
- the gemin8 gene encoding gem-associated protein 8 isoform X2 yields the protein MEDIGTMMSWFSSPVYSRYWQHYQQAMAWHQRHRRAYRKALEAAYGQASSQEPCPSSHQQRYADWNAGEDGVSEDGEDGDEESSSDSEIECDVSNMEISEELRQYFAQTEKHREELKKQQQMEAEQHDSYVPADQDLRGVSWRSSVTPPSERPGERRGAEMKKLYGKDAPKIMAMEAAMQLNFDRNCDLKQPKYWPVIPLKL from the exons ATG GAGGACATAGGCACCATGATGTCCTGGTTTTCCAGCCCTGTTTACAGCCGCTACTGGCAGCACTACCAGCAGGCGATGGCGTGGCACCAGAGACACAGGCGAGCCTACAGGAAGGCCTTGGAGGCCGCTTACGGACAAGCTTCCAGCCAGGAGCCGTGTCCCAGCAGCCACCAGCAGCGCTACGCAGACTGGAACGCAGGAGAGGACGGCGTCAGCGAGGACGGGGAGGACGGGGACGAGGAGAGCAGCTCGGACAGCGAGATTGAGTGTGATGTCAGCAACATGGAGATCAGCGAGGAGCTTCGGCAGTACTTCGCCCAGAcggaaaaacacagagaggagctAA agaaacagcagcagatggaggcTGAGCAGCATGACAGCTATGTACCGGCTGACCAGGACCTGCGCGGCGTCTCCTGGCGAAGCAGCGTCACCCCTCCCTCTGAGCGACCCGGCGAGAGACGCGGGGCTGAGATGAAGAAGCTCTATGGCAAAGACGCACCTAAGATCATGGCCATGGAGGCGGCGATGCAGCTCAATTTCGACAGAAACTGTGACCTCAAACAGCCCAAGTACTGGCCCGTTATCCCGCTGAAACTGTGA